A stretch of the Opisthocomus hoazin isolate bOpiHoa1 chromosome 2, bOpiHoa1.hap1, whole genome shotgun sequence genome encodes the following:
- the MAPRE3 gene encoding microtubule-associated protein RP/EB family member 3 isoform X1, whose product MQRWGMAVNVYSTSVTSENLSRHDMLAWVNDSLQLSYTKIEQLCSGAAYCQFMDMLFPGCVHLRKVKFQAKLEHEYIHNFKVLQAAFKKMGVDKIIAVERLVKGKFQDNFEFIQWFKKFFDANYDGKEYNPLLARQGQDAAPPPNPGDHIFNKPKKPVGTAVPQRTSPTGPKTTPNPARLSNVPSSILRKNSPAARNGGTEADAQILELNQQLMDLKLTVDGLEKERDFYFSKLRDIELICQEHENENSPIITGIVSVLYATEEGFAPPEDDELEEQQPEDQDEY is encoded by the exons ATGCAGCG CTGGGGCATGGCCGTCAATGTGTACTCGACGTCGGTGACCAGCGAGAACCTGAGCCGTCACGACATGCTGGCCTGGGTCAACGACTCGCTGCAGCTCAGCTACACCAAGATCGAGCAGCTGTGCTCAg GGGCTGCCTACTGCCAGTTCATGGACATGCTGTTCCCCGGCTGCGTCCACCTGCGCAAGGTGAAGTTCCAGGCCAAGCTGGAGCACGAGTACATCCACAACTTCAAGGTGCTGCAGGCCGCCTTCAAGAAGATGGGGGTGGACAAG ATCATCGCGGTGGAGAGGTTGGTGAAGGGCAAGTTCCAGGACAACTTCGAGTTCATCCAGTGGTTCAAGAAGTTCTTCGACGCCAACTACGACGGGAAGGAGTACAACCCGCTGCTGGCGCGGCAGGGCCAGGACGCCGCGCCCCCCCCTAACCCAGGTGATCACATCTTCAACAAACCCAAGAAACCCGTTGGCACCGCAG TTCCGCAGAGGACCTCTCCCACCGGCCCCAAGACCACGCCGAACCCCGCGCGCCTCAGCAACGTCCCCAGCAGCATCCTCCGGAAAAACTCCCCCGCGGCCCGCAACGGGGGCACCGAGGCCGACGCGCAGATCCTGGAGCTCAACCAGCAG ctgatgGACCTGAAGCTGACGGTGGACGGGCTGGAGAAGGAGCGGGATTTCTACTTCAGCAAACTGCGGGACATCGAGCTGATCTGCCAGGAGCACGAGAACGAGAACAGCCCCATCATCACCGGCATCGTCAGCGTCCTCTATGCCACGGAG gaggGCTTCGCCCCGCCGGAGGATGAcgagctggaggagcagcagccagaggACCAGGACGAGTACTAA
- the TMEM214 gene encoding transmembrane protein 214 has product MAAAAAGPGPASAGGRWELVRKGRRPAGGPGSRRALGEANAGRALPAAAAIAASDTLFALGFERPPKKQNKEQVPPAPAPEPPHRRHHAGRSGKKPSASDAGLKPGKSRSLEEALRALDLADLRKELEKSQSVFPENPSVWVKDLASYLNYKLQAPRSDPLLSQHPHDYPYCLVSKELRSIIRSLLGRSSGVLELFFDHCIYTMLQELDKTPGESLHGYRICIQAVLLDRPRIATTNLGKYLEVLRSHQNRPAKCLTVLWALGQAGFTDLHEGLKVWLGVMLPVLGIKSLSPYAVAYLDRLLMMHSNLTKGFGMIGPKDFFPLLDFAFMPNNSLPPSLQEQLRRLYPRLKVLAFGAKPETALHTYFPSFLSRATPSCPPGMKKELLTSMSQCLSLDPLSFSVWRQLYTKHLSQSSLLLNHLLESWDSSSKTLRQSLQETVRSFNVTNEELAARGPSSDRDVAACDAACKELLRKMKGRGFPWSRLLLVLLVFVAGFFLHDVRTHGSFQASSSARLLRSSGVLPAWQQAWQKVSHGCLDGYRWLARSLPAYGTQAAAVLQPQLELLWARSGEVAQHASQLCSSLLAGVRDGLPRFAEWLQSRVPESLLHFAECCRELLLFLVRSCLLPLLQCVAAALERGWEHCVASCNGEVSWGCVGERLTSFTSSSWVYLQNAALAVKNWALAMMSGP; this is encoded by the exons atggcggcggcggcggcgggcccgggcccggcctcGGCCGGCGGCCGCTGGGAGCTGGTGCGGAAGGGCCGGCGgcccgcgggcggccccggcagccgccgcGCCCTGGGCGAGGCCAACGCCGGCCGGGCGCTGCCTGCGGCCG CCGCCATCGCCGCCTCCGACACCCTCTTCGCGCTGGGCTTCGAGCGGCCGCCGAAGAAGCAGAACAAGGAGCAGGTCCCTCCCGCCCCGGCGCCCGAGCCGCCGCACCGCCGGCACCACGCGGGGAGGAGCGGCAAGAAGCCGTCGGCCAGCGACGCCGGCCTCAAACCGGGCAAGAGCCGCTCGCTGGAGGAGGCCCTGAGAGCC CTGGACCTGGCGGACCTGCGGAAGGAGCTGGAGAAAAGCCAGAGCGTGTTCCCCGAGAACCCCTCCGTCTGGGTGAAGGACCTGGCCAGCTACCTCAACTACAAGCTGCAGGCGCCCAGGAGCGACCCCCTGCTCAGCCAGCACCCGCACG ACTACCCGTACTGCCTCGTGAGCAAGGAGCTGAGGAGCATCATCCGATCCCTGCTGGGGAGGTCGTCCGGCGTGCTGGAGCTCTTCTTCGACCACTGTATTTACAccatgctgcaggagctggacaaAACCCCAG GGGAGTCTCTGCACGGGTACAGGATCTGCATCCAGGCCGTGCTGCTGGACAGGCCCAGGATCGCCACGACCAACCTGGGCAAG TACTTGGAGGTGCTGCGGTCCCACCAGAACCGGCCAGCGAAATGCCTGACCGTCCTCTGGGCGCTGGGACAGGCCGGCTTCACGGACCTCCACGAGGGCCTGAAAG TGTGGCTCGGCGTCATGCTCCCGGTGCTCGGCATCAAGTCGCTCTCCCCGTACGCCGTTGCCTACCTGGACCGCCTGCTGAT GATGCACTCGAACCTGACCAAAGGCTTCGGCATGATCGGACCCAAGGACTTCTTCCCGCTCCTGGACTTCGCCTTCATGCCCAACAACTCGCTGCCACCCAG CCTGCAGGAGCAGCTGCGGCGGCTCTACCCTCGCCTGAAGGTGCTGGCGTTCGGCGCGAAGCCGGAGACGGCGCTGCACACCTActtcccctccttcctctcccggGCTACGCCGAGCTGCCCTCCCGGCATGAAGAAGGAG CTCCTGACCTCCATGAGCCAGTGCCTGAGCCTGGACCCGCTGAGCTTCAGCGTCTGGAGGCAGCTCTACACCAAGCACCTCTCTCAGTCCAG TCTGCTTCTGAACCATCTGCTGGagtcctgggacagcagcagcaagacG CTGCGGCAGTCGCTGCAGGAGACGGTTCGCTCGTTCAACGTCACGAACGAGGAGCTGGCGGCGAGAGGGCCCAGCAGCGACCGGGACGTGGCTGCCTGCGACGCTGCCTGCAAG GAGCTGCTGCGCAAGATGAAGGGCCGGGGCTTCCCCTGGTCGCGGCTGCTGCTCGTCCTCCTCGTCTTCGTGGCCGGCTTCTTCCTGCACGACGTCCGGACGCACGGCTCCTTCCAGG CCTCCTCCTCGGCTCGCCTGCTGCGCTCCTCCGGCGTGCTGCCGGCCTGGCAGCAAGCCTGGCAGAAGGTCTCCCACGGCTGCCTCGACGGGTACAG GTGGCTGGCGCGGAGCCTGCCCGCCTACGGCACGCAGGCAGCGGCCGTCCTGCAGccgcagctggagctgctctggGCGAGGAGCGGCGAGGTGGCCCAGCACGcgtcccagctctgctcctccctgctcGCCGGGGTCCGCGACGGCCTGCCCCGCTTCGCCGAGTGG CTCCAGTCCCGGGTGCCGGAGTCGCTGCTGCACTTCGCCGAGTGCTgccgggagctgctgctcttcctggtgcggagctgcctgctgccgctgctgcagtGCGTGGCCGCGGCgctggagcggggctgggagcactGCGTGGCCTCCTGCAA CGGAGAAGTGTCGTGGGGCTGCGTGGGAGAGCGCCTGACCAGCTTCACCTCTTCCTCCTGGGTTTACCTGCAAAACGCGGCCCTCGCCGTCAAGAACTGGGCCTTGGCCATGATGTCGGGACCCTGA
- the MAPRE3 gene encoding microtubule-associated protein RP/EB family member 3 isoform X3, translated as MAVNVYSTSVTSENLSRHDMLAWVNDSLQLSYTKIEQLCSGAAYCQFMDMLFPGCVHLRKVKFQAKLEHEYIHNFKVLQAAFKKMGVDKIIAVERLVKGKFQDNFEFIQWFKKFFDANYDGKEYNPLLARQGQDAAPPPNPGDHIFNKPKKPVGTAVPQRTSPTGPKTTPNPARLSNVPSSILRKNSPAARNGGTEADAQILELNQQLMDLKLTVDGLEKERDFYFSKLRDIELICQEHENENSPIITGIVSVLYATEEGFAPPEDDELEEQQPEDQDEY; from the exons ATGGCCGTCAATGTGTACTCGACGTCGGTGACCAGCGAGAACCTGAGCCGTCACGACATGCTGGCCTGGGTCAACGACTCGCTGCAGCTCAGCTACACCAAGATCGAGCAGCTGTGCTCAg GGGCTGCCTACTGCCAGTTCATGGACATGCTGTTCCCCGGCTGCGTCCACCTGCGCAAGGTGAAGTTCCAGGCCAAGCTGGAGCACGAGTACATCCACAACTTCAAGGTGCTGCAGGCCGCCTTCAAGAAGATGGGGGTGGACAAG ATCATCGCGGTGGAGAGGTTGGTGAAGGGCAAGTTCCAGGACAACTTCGAGTTCATCCAGTGGTTCAAGAAGTTCTTCGACGCCAACTACGACGGGAAGGAGTACAACCCGCTGCTGGCGCGGCAGGGCCAGGACGCCGCGCCCCCCCCTAACCCAGGTGATCACATCTTCAACAAACCCAAGAAACCCGTTGGCACCGCAG TTCCGCAGAGGACCTCTCCCACCGGCCCCAAGACCACGCCGAACCCCGCGCGCCTCAGCAACGTCCCCAGCAGCATCCTCCGGAAAAACTCCCCCGCGGCCCGCAACGGGGGCACCGAGGCCGACGCGCAGATCCTGGAGCTCAACCAGCAG ctgatgGACCTGAAGCTGACGGTGGACGGGCTGGAGAAGGAGCGGGATTTCTACTTCAGCAAACTGCGGGACATCGAGCTGATCTGCCAGGAGCACGAGAACGAGAACAGCCCCATCATCACCGGCATCGTCAGCGTCCTCTATGCCACGGAG gaggGCTTCGCCCCGCCGGAGGATGAcgagctggaggagcagcagccagaggACCAGGACGAGTACTAA
- the MAPRE3 gene encoding microtubule-associated protein RP/EB family member 3 isoform X2 yields the protein MQRWGMAVNVYSTSVTSENLSRHDMLAWVNDSLQLSYTKIEQLCSGAAYCQFMDMLFPGCVHLRKVKFQAKLEHEYIHNFKVLQAAFKKMGVDKIIAVERLVKGKFQDNFEFIQWFKKFFDANYDGKEYNPLLARQGQDAAPPPNPVPQRTSPTGPKTTPNPARLSNVPSSILRKNSPAARNGGTEADAQILELNQQLMDLKLTVDGLEKERDFYFSKLRDIELICQEHENENSPIITGIVSVLYATEEGFAPPEDDELEEQQPEDQDEY from the exons ATGCAGCG CTGGGGCATGGCCGTCAATGTGTACTCGACGTCGGTGACCAGCGAGAACCTGAGCCGTCACGACATGCTGGCCTGGGTCAACGACTCGCTGCAGCTCAGCTACACCAAGATCGAGCAGCTGTGCTCAg GGGCTGCCTACTGCCAGTTCATGGACATGCTGTTCCCCGGCTGCGTCCACCTGCGCAAGGTGAAGTTCCAGGCCAAGCTGGAGCACGAGTACATCCACAACTTCAAGGTGCTGCAGGCCGCCTTCAAGAAGATGGGGGTGGACAAG ATCATCGCGGTGGAGAGGTTGGTGAAGGGCAAGTTCCAGGACAACTTCGAGTTCATCCAGTGGTTCAAGAAGTTCTTCGACGCCAACTACGACGGGAAGGAGTACAACCCGCTGCTGGCGCGGCAGGGCCAGGACGCCGCGCCCCCCCCTAACCCAG TTCCGCAGAGGACCTCTCCCACCGGCCCCAAGACCACGCCGAACCCCGCGCGCCTCAGCAACGTCCCCAGCAGCATCCTCCGGAAAAACTCCCCCGCGGCCCGCAACGGGGGCACCGAGGCCGACGCGCAGATCCTGGAGCTCAACCAGCAG ctgatgGACCTGAAGCTGACGGTGGACGGGCTGGAGAAGGAGCGGGATTTCTACTTCAGCAAACTGCGGGACATCGAGCTGATCTGCCAGGAGCACGAGAACGAGAACAGCCCCATCATCACCGGCATCGTCAGCGTCCTCTATGCCACGGAG gaggGCTTCGCCCCGCCGGAGGATGAcgagctggaggagcagcagccagaggACCAGGACGAGTACTAA
- the AGBL5 gene encoding LOW QUALITY PROTEIN: cytosolic carboxypeptidase-like protein 5 (The sequence of the model RefSeq protein was modified relative to this genomic sequence to represent the inferred CDS: inserted 1 base in 1 codon) has translation MEVRCGGLLFSSRFDSGNLAHVEQVGAGRGRAAWGTALPAADYEFNVWTRPDCAHTEYENGNRSWFYFSVRGGAPGKLIKLHILNMNRQSRLYSQGMTPFVRTLPVRPRWERIRQRPSFEVVETQFVLSFVHRFLEHRGATTYFAFCYPFSYAECQEMLARLDARFQDCRHMSPSSPLDSVYYHRELLCHSLDKLRVDLLTVTSCHGMLEKREPRLDKLFPDTTTPRPRRFAGKRVFFLSSRVHPGETPSSFVFNGFLDFILREEDPRAQMLRRMFVFKLIPMLNPDGVVRGHYRTDSRGVNLNRQYLNPDAELHPAVYGAKAVLLYHHVHSRVPPGSPDWRTYVSPLSTSALSANSANHPAPRSAPAPSPSLSELEKANNLRNAPGSWRASTYLSPSQGPRLPGAEPGGKDPAAWILPSSVAAERGEEAARRPLPETVLPQDSGLAYYIDLHGHASKRGCFMYGNSFSDENDQVENMLFPKLVSLNSPHFDFTGCNFSEKNMYARDKRDGQSKEGSGRVAVYKALGIIHSYTLECNYNTGRAVNSIPGACHDDGRASPPPPPACPSKYTVELFEQVGRALAVAALDMAECNPWPRIVLSEHSCLGNLRAWMRKHVRGMKGAGGGPRRRGGXRDPPQQLHVRARRVRGAGAAGSRRLAMINALQRAPRLGLRRRRVPRRELRQRQPAGLAADLGLPALGCGRGQPEPPARQRRSRGRGQSGSAWRKCGSAAAPSPRKGPGRGAQRPCLRQDGPGSPRPPAAPARLLQGSEGAALSSWPGREGRCPVMAVPAPAAEGLRSSRHRNLPPACPGQRPSRPQPPKCLSLPGHLRAARDGGTGAGMAPSCPAARAAGRKALAQRRTSQPRGHTVPWPCRGARTRPGSPMLGLGLGAVAG, from the exons ATGGAGGTGCGGTGCGGGGGGCTGCTCTTCAGCTCGCGCTTCGACTCGGGCAACCTGGCGCACGTGGAGCAggtgggggcggggcgggggcgcgcggccTGGGGcaccgccctccccgccgccgacTACGAGTTCAACGTCTGGACGCGGCCCGACTGCGCCCACACCGAGTATGAGAACGGCAACAG GTCCTGGTTCTACTTCAGCGTgcgggggggggccccggggaAGCTGATCAAGCTGCACATCCTGAACATGAACCGGCAGAGCCGGCTGTACTCGCAGGGCATGACCCCCTTCGTGCGCACCCTGCCCGTGCGGCCCCGCTGGGAGCGCATCCGCCAGCGGCCCAGCTTCGAG GTGGTGGAGACGCAGTTCGTGCTGTCCTTCGTGCACCGCTTCCTGGAGCACCGCGGGGCCACCACCTACTTCGCCTTCTGCTACCCCTTCTCCTACGCCGAGTGCCAGGAGATGCTGGCGCGGCTGGACGCCCGCTTCCAGGACTGCAGGCACATGTCTCCCAGCAG ccccctcgaCTCGGTCTATTACCaccgggagctgctctgccacTCGCTGGACAAGCTGCGCGTGGACCTGCTGACCGTCACCTCGTGCCACGGCATGCTGGAGAAGCGGGAGCCCCGGCTCGACAAGCTCTTCCCCGACACGACcacgccgcggccgcgccgcttCGCGGGGAAGAGG GTGTTTTTCCTGAGCAGCAGAGTCCACCCGGGAGAAACCCCCTCCAGCTTCGTCTTCAACGGCTTCCTGGACTTCATCCTGCGAGAGGAGGACCCCCGCGCCCAGATGCTGCGGCGGATGTTCGTCTTCAAGCTCATTCCCATGCTGAACCCCGACGGGGTGGTGCGAGGCCACTACCG gaCTGACTCCCGGGGGGTGAACCTGAACCGGCAGTACCTGAACCCCGACGCCGAGCTGCACCCCGCCGTCTACGGGGCCAAAGCCGTCCTCCTCTACCACCACGTGCACAGCCGCGTCCCGCCGGGCTCTCCCGACTGGAGGACGTACGTCTCCCCGCTCAGCACCAGCGCGCTGAGCGCCAACTCTGCCAACcaccccgcgccccgcagcgccccagccccgtccccgtccctctcGGAGCTGGAGAAAGCCAACAACCTCCGGAACGCGCCCGGCAGCTGGCGTGCCAGCACGTACTTGAGCCCTTCTCAGGGACCCCGGCTCCCGGGAGCCGAGCCGGGCGGCAAGGACCCGGCTGCCTGGATCCTGCCCTCGAGCGTGGCCGCCGAGCGCGGTGAGGAGGCGGCCAGGAGGCCTCTCCCCGAAACCGTCCTGCCGCAGGACAGCGGGCTGGCCTACTACATCGACCTCCACGGGCACGCCTCCAAGCGCGGCTGCTTCATGTACGGCAACAGTTTCAGCGACGAAAACGATCAG GTGGAGAACATGCTGTTCCCCAAACTGGTCTCCCTGAACTCGCCTCACTTCGACTTCACCGGCTGCAACTTCTCGGAGAAGAACATGTACGCCAGGGACAAGCGGGACGGGCAGTCGAAGGAGGGCAGCGGGCGCGTGGCCGTCTACAAAGCCCTGGGCATCATCCACAG CTACACCCTGGAGTGCAACTACAACACGGGGCGCGCGGTCAACAGCATCCCCGGGGCCTGCCACGACGACGGGcgcgccagccccccgcccccgcccgcctgCCCCTCCAAGTACACCGTGGAGCTCTTCGAGCAG GTCGGGCGCGCCCTGGCCGTGGCGGCGCTGGACATGGCGGAGTGCAACCCCTGGCCGCGGATCGTCCTCTCGGAGCACAGCTGCCTCGGCAACCTGCGCGCCTGGATGCGGAAGCACGTGCGGGGCATGAAGGGCGCCGGCGGGGGCCCGCGGAGGAGAGGgg gccgggaccccccccagcagctccacgtAAGGGCCCGCCGCGTTCGGGGGGCAGGAGCCGCAGGATCACGCCGGTTAGCGATGATAAATGCGCTCCAA CGGGCTCCCCGCCTCGGCCTCCGCCGACGCCGTGTCCCGCGCCGGGAGCTGCGGCAGCGGCAGCCGGCAGGACTCGCCGCAGATCTCGGCCTCCCGGCCCTCGGCTGCGGCCGCGGCcagccggagccccccgcgcGGCAGCGCCGGAGCCGCGGCCGCGGGCAGAG CGGTTCTGCCTGGAGGAAGTGCGGGTCGGCCGCCGCCCCGTCCCCTCGCAAGGGTCCTGGACGCGGCGCGCAgcggccctgcctgcgccaggACGGACCCGGCTCGCCGAGACCCCCGGCTGCTCCAGCCCGGCTTCTGCAGGGGTCCGAGGGGGCCGCGCTGAGCTCCTGGCCTGGGCGGGAGGGACGCTGCCCGGTGATGGCAGTGCCAGCGCCCGCAGCCGAGGGGCTTCGGAGCAGCCGGCACCGAAACCTTCCGCCCGCCTGCCCTGGGCAGCGCCCGAGCCGGCCGCAGCCACCCAAGTGCCTTTCCCTTCCCGGGCACCTCCGAGCAGCCCGCGACGGTGGCACGGGGGCTGGCATGGCACCGAGCTGCCCGGCCGCCCGCGCAGCGGGGAGAAAGGCCCTGGCTCAGCGCCGCACCAGCCAGCCCCGTGGCCACACCGTGCCCTGGCCGTGTCGGGGGGCCAGGACACGGCCGGGCTCCCCGATGCTGGGCCTGGGGCTCGGTGCCGTGGCTGGGTGA